A genomic region of Runella rosea contains the following coding sequences:
- a CDS encoding ABC transporter permease encodes MLQNYLKIAYRNLIKNKVYSFINIFGLAIGIATCLVISLFVQDELSYDRFNEKADRIVRVVFKANINGGKINESCVMPPTAQALKNDYTEVQEATRLRNLGTPRVVIGEKLFNDAPMAYVDANFFDVFTIPFLQGDPKTALIQPNCVVLSKAAAQRYFGNENPIGKVIYFKKGADAPAFRVTGLFDKIPSNSHFHFDLLGSMASDDEAKSTSWLTSNYFTYLVLAEGVDYKKLEAKLPATVEKYMGPQILQAMGMSLSQFRTKGNELGLHLQKLADIHFYSEGTNELEASGDIKYVYIFGAIALFMLLIACINFMNLATAGASKRAREVGVRKVLGSVKLELVRQFLLESILLTSFAVALSMLLVQVALPIFNDLSGKNLHLDFMANPLTLAGLLAFGLVVGVLAGSYPAFFLSSFKPVAVLKGRFTGSKKTIGLRSGLVVFQFCISICLIVGTTVVYQQLSYIQNKKLGYDKDQLLVLQNSWALGKNEAIFREELLKDSRVVNVTASPYRPAGPTNSNNSLAYPENNEAQIMRTLQYGIDDQYIPTLGMKIVEGRNFSKAFASDSAGIIINEAAAKAFGWGNNAVGHHITRNNSFKKVYKVIGVVQDFHFKSLHESISPLLMVYENNWGLIVKVKTRDVSELLASMKSRWAAFGVDEPFEYAFMDDLFAKTYVAEQKTGTILSLFSGLTIFIACLGLFGLATFTAEQRTKEIGVRKVLGANVGQIIGLLSKDFLKLIVIACVVAFPLGYWGMNQWLQDFAYRIEISAWIFVLAGIAAIVIALLTVSFQSIKAALMNPVKSLKSE; translated from the coding sequence TTAGCCATCGGGATTGCTACGTGCTTGGTCATCAGCCTATTTGTGCAGGATGAATTGAGCTACGACCGTTTCAACGAAAAAGCTGACCGAATTGTACGGGTTGTTTTTAAAGCTAATATCAACGGCGGAAAAATCAACGAATCGTGTGTAATGCCTCCCACAGCACAGGCATTAAAAAATGATTATACAGAAGTACAAGAGGCCACTCGACTGCGCAATTTGGGCACACCGAGGGTAGTTATAGGCGAAAAACTATTCAACGATGCCCCAATGGCGTACGTTGACGCCAACTTTTTTGACGTATTCACCATTCCTTTTTTGCAAGGAGACCCAAAAACGGCCTTGATTCAACCCAACTGTGTAGTGCTTTCCAAGGCGGCGGCTCAAAGGTATTTTGGCAACGAAAACCCCATTGGCAAAGTCATTTATTTTAAAAAAGGCGCCGATGCGCCAGCGTTTAGAGTGACGGGGCTGTTTGATAAAATTCCGTCTAACTCTCATTTTCATTTCGATTTATTGGGTTCAATGGCGTCGGACGACGAGGCAAAATCAACCTCTTGGCTGACCTCCAATTACTTCACCTACTTGGTATTGGCAGAAGGTGTCGATTACAAAAAACTGGAAGCCAAACTACCCGCTACGGTCGAAAAATACATGGGTCCACAGATTCTGCAGGCCATGGGTATGAGCCTATCACAGTTTCGCACCAAAGGCAATGAACTGGGCTTACACTTACAGAAATTGGCCGATATTCACTTTTATTCCGAAGGCACCAATGAGTTGGAGGCAAGTGGGGATATAAAATACGTGTATATTTTTGGGGCCATTGCCCTGTTTATGCTGCTTATTGCCTGCATTAACTTTATGAATTTGGCCACGGCGGGGGCTTCCAAACGCGCTCGTGAAGTGGGGGTTCGGAAGGTACTCGGCTCCGTTAAGCTTGAATTAGTACGCCAATTTCTGCTCGAATCTATCTTACTGACGTCGTTTGCGGTGGCACTCTCGATGCTTTTGGTTCAAGTGGCGTTGCCTATTTTTAACGATTTGTCTGGTAAAAACCTGCACCTTGACTTTATGGCTAATCCGCTCACGTTGGCGGGACTGTTGGCTTTTGGTCTGGTGGTCGGCGTTTTGGCGGGGAGCTACCCTGCCTTTTTTCTTTCTTCTTTTAAGCCCGTTGCCGTGCTAAAAGGCCGGTTTACAGGTAGCAAAAAAACCATTGGCCTGCGTAGCGGTTTGGTAGTGTTTCAGTTTTGCATTTCGATTTGCCTTATTGTGGGTACCACGGTGGTCTACCAACAGCTTTCGTACATTCAAAACAAAAAGCTCGGCTACGATAAAGACCAATTGCTGGTGTTGCAAAACTCGTGGGCGTTGGGTAAAAACGAAGCCATTTTTCGAGAAGAACTCTTAAAAGATTCACGGGTGGTGAACGTAACAGCCTCACCCTATCGACCCGCTGGCCCCACCAACTCCAACAATTCGCTGGCGTATCCCGAAAACAACGAAGCGCAAATCATGCGTACGCTACAATACGGCATTGACGACCAATACATTCCCACGTTGGGCATGAAAATCGTTGAAGGCCGTAACTTCTCGAAAGCGTTTGCTTCCGACTCAGCGGGAATCATCATCAACGAGGCCGCCGCAAAAGCCTTTGGTTGGGGCAACAACGCCGTAGGCCATCATATCACACGTAACAACAGCTTCAAGAAAGTCTATAAAGTGATTGGCGTCGTGCAAGATTTTCACTTTAAATCGCTCCACGAGTCCATTTCACCGCTGCTGATGGTCTATGAAAACAACTGGGGGCTTATCGTAAAGGTAAAAACCCGCGACGTGTCTGAATTGCTGGCCTCTATGAAAAGTCGTTGGGCAGCATTTGGCGTCGATGAGCCGTTTGAGTACGCATTTATGGATGACCTTTTCGCAAAAACCTACGTCGCCGAACAGAAAACAGGCACCATCCTGAGTCTTTTTTCGGGATTAACCATTTTTATTGCCTGTTTGGGATTGTTTGGCTTGGCTACTTTTACCGCTGAACAACGCACCAAAGAAATCGGCGTACGCAAAGTGCTGGGTGCCAACGTGGGACAAATCATCGGTTTGTTATCCAAAGATTTTCTGAAACTGATTGTCATTGCTTGCGTCGTGGCGTTTCCATTGGGCTACTGGGGCATGAATCAATGGTTGCAGGATTTTGCCTACCGCATCGAAATCAGCGCGTGGATATTTGTATTGGCGGGAATCGCGGCAATTGTCATTGCCTTACTGACAGTGAGTTTTCAAAGTATTAAAGCCGCATTAATGAACCCCGTGAAATCGTTGAAATCAGAGTAA